A genomic window from Ciona intestinalis chromosome 8, KH, whole genome shotgun sequence includes:
- the LOC100175185 gene encoding cytochrome P450 2C42-like isoform X1, which translates to MLLNNGTMLEVPGSFVSYLTVCKFLTCTAAYLLYRHWYQMPRSFPPGPRGIPILGVLPLLGRHPERKLNEWKREYGPVMGARVGRKNWVVLGDCASIKMALMGEGDIFSGRPSPHKKEDGIVFLDNGRSWTMHKTLGLLAFRGFGITENKSLEKHVIEEVSYLKEAVRSKRGVAFSIDTILTNAVSNVLCSILLGQRFQYSDQRFKRIIHQLSRRFYNPLGASASTGFGFEALTNFFQKRKQTRRQKLSILKRTLLGFINIHEKTYDSTNIRDFIDAFLLLKHRQLDESFNDKQLIHYIYDLFLGGTETTTGTLRWAILCLLHYPEKQAKLRKEIIQVLGDQEVTILKKHEMPYASAFIHEVYRFRTLFPLGLPHKTSHQVILDSYVIPQGTTVCTNLWAVHNDPKVFDEPEEFKPERHLYGNGEFGRSPYVIPFSVGPRHCLGEQLASMMLFIYLVSLVRSFEFLPDPKLNGLPDIKSGASGPVFLPKSFNVVAREL; encoded by the exons atgctATTGAACAATGGTACCATGCTAGAAGTGCCTGGGAGCTTTGTAAGTTACTTAACTGTATGCAAGTTCCTTACATGTACAGCGGCGTACTTGCTCTACCGGCACTGGTACCAAATGCCACGTAGTTTTCCTCCCGGCCCAAGGGGAATTCCTATCCTTGGAGTCCTGCCGTTGCTTGGACGCCATCCAGAACGAAAACTCAACGAATGGAAGAGGGAATATGGACCAGTGATGGGCGCTCGTGTTGGGAGAAAAAACTGGGTCGTCTTGGGAGACTGTGCGAGTATCAAAATG GCCTTGATGGGCGAAGGAGATATTTTCTCGGGAAGGCCAAGCCCGCATAAGAAAGAAGATGGGATTGTCTTCCTTGATAACGGTCGCTCGTGGACGATGCACAAAACGTTGGGACTTCTCGCGTTCCGTGG TTTTGGAAtcacagaaaacaaaagtttagAGAAACATGTCATCGAGGAAGTCTCTTATTTGAAGGAAGCTGTTCGTTCTAAAAGAGGGGTAGCGTTTTCTATCGAT ACAATTCTTACGAATGCTGTGTCTAATGTGTTATGTTCAATTTTGCTTGGACAGCGATTTCAATACAGTGATCAAAGGTTTAAGAGGATAATTCACCAACTCTCACGGAG ATTTTACAACCCACTTGGTGCTAGTGCTTCCACCGGCTTCGGTTTTGAAGCCTTAACGAATTTCTTTCAAAAGAGGAAACAGACACGACGGCAGAAGCTAAGCATTTTAAAAC GAACCCTTCTCGGGTTTATAAACATACACGAAAAGACATATGACAGCACGAACATTAGGGACTTTATTGACGCCTTTCTTCTGCTCAAGCATCGCCAACTGGACGAGTCATTTAAC GACAAACAgttaatacattatatatacgaCTTATTTTTGGGCGGGACCGAAACAACGACTGGTACCCTACGATGGGCCATTCTGTGTTTACTGCATTATCCTGAAAAGCAAGCCAAGTTACGGAAAGAAATAATTCAAGTACTCG GGGATCAAGAAGTTACAATTCTAAAGAAACACGAGATGCCGTATGCAAGCGCTTTCATTCACGAAGTGTATAGATTCAGGACTTTATTTCCTCTTGGTTTACCACATAAAACAAGTCATCAGGTTATATTGGACAGCTACGTTATACCACAGGGAACAACG GTATGCACTAATCTTTGGGCGGTACACAACGACCCAAAGGTATTTGACGAGCCCGAGGAATTTAAACCTGAGCGTCATCTTTATGGAAACGGGGAGTTCGGACGCTCCCCCTACGTCATACCCTTTTCAGTTGGACCTCGTCACTGCTTAGGCGAGCAGCTAGCATCTAtgatgttgtttatatatttagtttcaCTGGTTAGGAGTTTCGAATTTCTTCCGGATCCTAAGTTAAACGGTTTACCTGATATAAAAAGCGGTGCCAGCGGCCCGGTGTTTTTGCCTAAAAGTTTTAATGTCGTGGCTCGAGAGCTGTGA
- the LOC100185321 gene encoding crystal protein — protein MMVQMRIALCVVFCINCAWSWESEPLAQEIAELLYSANSGVDFEFGNARQFSEEFSTRQVLANPTVDTTSGEFTGSSTEQVHAFYSVPYAKPPVGIFRFKPPVAAEHGGSINVSVPNYVQCSQSPQQCSDGTCGTTKTEDCLVLNIYAPASVNLDSTNNMNELLPVMFWIHGGAFFAGSGTNPGYDGGWLTNKTNTVVVNINYRLDALGFLVFEEGGEKFDGNQGFKDQQLALKWVRDNIAKFGGDKNKVTIFGNSAGAQSVMLHVLSQESDPLFHRAIMQSNPAVFYYYTTDEAKVVTEELLDVLNCTTNKLDCLMSTEAHTLVNARAKVMAKAALRRNIFDGVEPYRPVTDGIEFIGQPLDQFQSGNWQKNKALIVGSNTEELEFINVVFRNRTVRKNIFETVNNFVLGDYYGPIVSERYMQLAGETPEVQYDYTAILAQEIGDMFFVCPSRALARLASRSSPASDTVYLYSNSHPADLGACTSEASTCGHAYHGSEPRYVFNTVPNATADDMTVSDIFSDYWGRFAYTGYPQSDKYTAWPAYVPQSETIEGMSQWTNILLKAPNSETETGYKEDLCDFWDEIGFYVNITSPGDVTTLSTPVVSDVTEQAENEKTTVGSATMFGVTFNFTEKLMIAAGYFLFMMINL, from the exons ATGATGGTGCAAATGCGAATTGCTTTATGTGTCGTGTTTTGCATTAACTGCGCTTGGAGCTGGGAGTCTGAACCACTTGCTCAAGAAATTGCTGAATTGTTGTACAGCGCAAATAGCGGCGTTGATTTTGAATTCGGAAACGCAAGACAATTTTCGGAGGAATTTTCGACTAGACAAGTTTTAGCGAATCCTACCGTAGATACCACAAGCGGGGAGTTTACAGGTTCAAGCACCGAGCAAGTACACGCGTTCTACAGTGTCCCATATGCTAAACCACCTGTCGGAATTTTTAG ATTCAAACCCCCAGTAGCTGCAGAACATGGAGGCTCAATAAACGTGTCGGTTCCTAACTACGTCCAATGCTCGCAATCCCCTCAACAATGTAGCGATGGAACTTGTGGAACGACT AAAACCGAAGATTGTCTTGTTCTGAACATATATGCACCGGCGAGTGTGAACCTGGATTCAACGAATAATATGAACGAGTTACTACCTGTTATGTTCTGGATACACGGTGGAGCGTTTTTCGCTGGTTCAGGCACCAACCCTGGTTATGACGGCGGTTGgttaaccaacaaaacaaacacagtTGTCGTGAACATAAACTACAGACTAG ACGCTCTTGGATTTTTGGTTTTTGAAGAAGGCGGCGAAAAATTCGACGGAAATCAAGGGTTTAAAGATCAGCAGCTAGCGTTGAAATGGGTCAGGGATAATATCGCTAAGTTTGGTGGAGACAAAAACAAG GTCACAATATTTGGAAACAGCGCGGGCGCACAGTCAGTAATGCTCCACGTGCTGTCGCAAGAGAGCGACCCGCTGTTTCACAGAGCAATAATGCAGAGTAACCCGGccgtgttttattattacacaaCAGACGAAGCAAAGGTTGTTACGGAAGAATTGCTTGACGTGTTAAATTGCACAACAAACAAGTTGGATTGCTTGAT GAGTACGGAAGCGCACACACTGGTCAACGCACGAGCCAAAGTCATGGCAAAAGCGGCATTACGAAGAAACATATTTGATGGAGTGGAACCATATAGGCCAGTGACTGACGGTATAGAGTTCATTGGCCAACCATTGGACCAATTCCAAAGCGGCAATTGGCAGAAAAACAAAGCGCTTATCGTTGGAAGCAATACTGAAGAACTTGAATTCATAAACGTTGTTTTTCGCAACCGAACTGTtaggaaaaatattttcgag ACAGTAAACAATTTCGTTCTTGGAGATTACTACGGTCCAATAGTAAGCGAAAGGTACATGCAACTGGCCGGGGAAACACCTGAGGTTCAATACGACTATACTGCTATCCTGGCTCAGGAAATAGGAGACATGTTCTTTGTGTGCCCGAGCAGAGCTCTAGCAAG ATTAGCGTCCCGGTCAAGCCCAGCCAGCGATACAGTCTACTTGTATTCAAATAGCCATCCTGCTGACCTTGGTGCTTGCACAAGTGAAGCAAGCACCTGTGGCCATGCTTACCACGGATCAGAACCGCGATATGTGTTCAACACTGT acCAAACGCAACAGCTGACGACATGACGGTGTCAGATATATTCTCTGATTATTGGGGAAGGTTCGCTTACACTGGATATCCACAGTCCGACAAGTATACAGCATGGCCGGCCTATGTCCCGCAAAGTGAG ACCATTGAAGGCATGAGTCAATGGACCAACATATTACTCAAAGCCCCAAACAGCGAGACTGAGACCGGATATAAAGAAGACCTGTGCGATTTTTGGGACGAAATTGGATTTTACGTGAACATTACGTCACCGGGTGACGTCACTACTTTGTCAACTCCGGTGGTCTCTGACGTCACAGAGCAGGCGGAGAATGAAAAAACGACCGTCGGGTCCGCTACAATGTTTGGTGTAACATTCAATTTCACAGAAAAGTTAATGATCGCTGCCGGATATTTCCTTTTTATGATGATCAATTTGTGA
- the LOC100175185 gene encoding cytochrome P450 2C42-like isoform X2 has protein sequence MLLNNGTMLEVPGSFVSYLTVCKFLTCTAAYLLYRHWYQMPRSFPPGPRGIPILGVLPLLGRHPEQKLNEWKREYGPVMGARVGRKNWVVLGDCASIKMALMGEGDIFSGRPSPHKKEDGIVFLDNGRSWTMHKTLGLLAFRGFGITENKSLEKHVIEEVSYLKEAVRSKRGVAFSIDTILTNAVSNVLCSILLGQRFQYSDQRFKRIIHQLSRRFYNPLGASASTGFGFEALTNFFQKRKQTRRQKLSILKRTLLGFINIHEKTYDSTNIRDFIDAFLLLKHRQLDESFNDKQLIHYIYDLFLGGTETTTGTLRWAILCLLHYPEKQAKLRKEIIQVLGDQEVTILKKHEMPYASAFIHEVYRFRTLFPLGLPHKTSHQVILDSYVIPQGTTVCTNLWAVHNDPKVFDEPEEFKPERHLYGNGEFGRSPYVIPFSVGPRHCLGEQLASMMLFIYLVSLVRSFEFLPDPKLNGLPDIKSGASGPVFLPKSFNVVAREL, from the exons atgctATTGAACAATGGTACCATGCTAGAAGTGCCTGGGAGCTTTGTAAGTTACTTAACTGTATGCAAGTTCCTTACATGTACAGCGGCGTACTTGCTCTACCGGCACTGGTACCAAATGCCACGTAGTTTTCCTCCCGGCCCAAGGGGAATTCCTATCCTTGGAGTCCTGCCGTTGCTTGGACGCCATCCAGAACAAAAACTCAACGAATGGAAGAGGGAATATGGACCAGTGATGGGCGCTCGGGTTGGGAGAAAAAACTGGGTCGTCTTGGGAGACTGTGCGAGTATCAAAATG GCCTTGATGGGCGAAGGAGATATTTTCTCGGGAAGGCCAAGCCCGCATAAGAAAGAAGATGGGATTGTCTTCCTTGATAACGGTCGCTCGTGGACGATGCACAAAACGTTGGGACTTCTCGCGTTCCGTGG TTTTGGAAtcacagaaaacaaaagtttagAGAAACATGTCATCGAGGAAGTCTCTTATTTGAAGGAAGCTGTTCGTTCTAAAAGAGGGGTAGCGTTTTCTATCGAT ACAATTCTTACGAATGCTGTGTCTAATGTGTTATGTTCAATTTTGCTTGGACAGCGATTTCAATACAGTGATCAAAGGTTTAAGAGGATAATTCACCAACTCTCACGGAG ATTTTACAACCCACTTGGTGCTAGTGCTTCCACCGGCTTCGGTTTTGAAGCCTTAACGAATTTCTTTCAAAAGAGGAAACAGACACGACGGCAGAAGCTAAGCATTTTAAAAC GAACCCTTCTCGGGTTTATAAACATACACGAAAAGACATATGACAGCACGAACATTAGGGACTTTATTGACGCCTTTCTTCTGCTCAAGCATCGCCAACTGGACGAGTCATTTAAC GACAAACAgttaatacattatatatacgaCTTATTTTTGGGCGGGACCGAAACAACGACTGGTACCCTACGATGGGCCATTCTGTGTTTACTGCATTATCCTGAAAAGCAAGCCAAGTTACGGAAAGAAATAATTCAAGTACTCG GGGATCAAGAAGTTACAATTCTAAAGAAACACGAGATGCCGTATGCAAGCGCTTTCATTCACGAAGTGTATAGATTCAGGACTTTATTTCCTCTTGGTTTACCACATAAAACAAGTCATCAGGTTATATTGGACAGCTACGTTATACCACAGGGAACAACG GTATGCACTAATCTTTGGGCGGTACACAACGACCCAAAGGTATTTGACGAGCCCGAGGAATTTAAACCTGAGCGTCATCTTTATGGAAACGGGGAGTTCGGACGCTCCCCCTACGTCATACCCTTTTCAGTTGGACCTCGTCACTGCTTAGGCGAGCAGCTAGCATCTAtgatgttgtttatatatttagtttcaCTGGTTAGGAGTTTCGAATTTCTTCCGGATCCTAAGTTAAACGGTTTACCTGATATAAAAAGCGGTGCCAGCGGCCCGGTGTTTTTGCCTAAAAGTTTTAATGTCGTGGCTCGAGAGCTGTGA
- the LOC100177502 gene encoding uncharacterized protein LOC100177502 — protein sequence MLSSDMLKFAEPIGPGQIVDRQSLVSMPSGYAKILLSKQEQEVSIRVITFEERYNSKESVLKTSSKVFLALGTQVVEAEERFILAQDDNEPVSKKWIHVLDRNRLKSDKTTNEILQVCVFSSVSLGGGNKTLIGMVHIAFEEIQRMLPVPSNKFVTSGWYKVFPSSSFVAGCPVAAGTPHCANRCTRTGDHKSFQTRLIHPDTSPKFHSLSFEDVCKDVKTGGISPPAHTHQFTSSKSLRRFTKYSASIGSFMRLVHRVKIDKPVTETQGDSSSSVDVGYESSGNSSCSIPLTSTKESTPEICEAETTKPEAQQQPNNKILRSLSMLSRRTKNCPISRRSFSIADKQKGLKYKSTFRRSEEITALPIPPTEMDQNSFNFSSSCPLSKEEDLETGKNGSRMTEFCGSAFLSAADARKKAYRESSSRHNWSLESAHSSGGQSISDNSTGAQTSISPEERSGSSNRITMTKLFKSKVSSLDNPAGKKRSSKAKISFGKLHSSSTVSSNNTDSEESIGEDNVYAVLLSLKNMSQEPGAVVASTQSRTLSERSNVYSNSISTVSSASMSSIGFASAEMTAGIRPRSTSVQELHKGEKGTLDNNANLKVKYQHREKRLTKHRSKKTKQSTDSSQKQRSHSFAISPNITVDSPSDCTSPENSEEIEMIFFSPKSEKRSVQAVNGKLSSISASPDTSLLYVKKIRSNSIKSESDDEYHTCNSERQSLTDLTTLS from the exons ATGCTGAGCTCAGATATGTTGAAATTCGCAGAGCCAATCGGACCTGGTCAGATCGTGGACCGCCAGTCTTTAGTATCCATGCCGTCCGGCTATGCGAAG ATCTTGCTCAGCAAGCAAGAGCAAGAAGTTTCAATCCGTGTCATCACATTTGAAGAAAGATATAACTCAAAAGAAAGCGTGCTTA AAACATCTTCAAAAGTTTTCCTTGCTCTTGGTACTCAAGTGGTCGAGGCGGAAGAGCGATTTATTCTTGCCCAAGACGACAACGAGCCAGTATCGAAGAAGTGGATTCATGTACTGGACAGAAATCGTCTGAAATCGGATAAAACGACCAATGAAATTCTTCAG GTGTGCGTATTTTCGTCTGTATCTCTCGGCGGAGGAAACAAAACGCTAATAGGGATGGTTCACATAGCGTTCGAAGAAATACAACGCATGCTGCCTGTACCGTCAAACAAATTTGTCACCTCGGGGTGGTATAAG GTGTTTCCAAGTTCTTCGTTTGTGGCTGGTTGCCCTGTAGCAGCTGGCACCCCGCATTGCGCCAACCGCTGTACAAGAACTGGGGATCACAAATCGTTCCAGACCCGTTTAATACACCCAGATACGTCCCCTAAGTTCCATTCATTATCTTTCGAAGATGTATGTAAAGACGTTAAGACAGGAGGGATATCACCACCAGCGCACACCCATCAATTCACCAGCTCCAAATCTCTGCGGCGTTTTACAAAGTACAGCGCTAGTATAGGGTCGTTTATGCGGCTGGTGCATCGAGTCAAAATCGACAAGCCAGTGACCGAAACTCAAGGCGATTCGTCCTCTTCAGTCGATGTTGGGTACGAGAGTAGTGGCAACAGCAGTTGTAGTATTCCTTTAACATCAACCAAAGAAAGTACGCCTGAGATCTGTGAAGCGGAAACAACAAAACCTGAAGCACAGCAGCAACCCAATAACAAGATACTTCGTAGTTTGTCAATGTTATCAAGACGCACCAAGAACTGTCCGATCAGTCGAAGAAGTTTTAGCATAGCAGATAAACAAAAGGGTCTCAAATATAAGTCTACATTTCGAAGATCAGAAGAGATCACCGCGTTGCCTATTCCTCCGACAGAAATGGACCAAAACTCCTTCAACTTTTCATCCTCGTGCCCGCTGTCGAAAGAAGAGGACTTGGAAACTGGTAAAAACGGATCGAGAATGACCGAGTTCTGTGGCAGCGCGTTTCTTAGCGCGGCCGATGCACGGAAAAAGGCGTATAGAGAATCGAGCAGTCGGCACAATTGGTCTTTAGAGTCAGCTCACTCGAGTGGTGGGCAGTCAATCAGTGATAACAGTACTGGTGCGCAGACATCTATATCCCCTGAAGAACGTTCTGGTAGTTCTAACCGCATAACGATGACCAAGCTTTTTAAATCAAAGGTGTCTTCTCTGGATAACCCGGCAGGCAAAAAACGATCCTCGAAAGCAAAAATTTCATTTGGAAAATTACATTCATCATCTACTGTCTCATCCAACAACACGGACTCTGAAGAATCCATAGGAGAAGACAACGTGTACGCTGTTCTCCTTTCGCTGAAAAATATGAGCCAAGAACCGGGCGCTGTAGTAGCCTCGACGCAAAGTCGAACCTTAAGCGAAAGGTCCAACGTTTATAGCAATTCAATATCCACCGTATCGTCTGCTTCAATGAGTTCAATTGGTTTTGCAAGCGCTGAAATGACTGCTGGTATAAGACCCCGGTCCACATCTGTGCAAGAACTACACAAAGGCGAGAAAGGCACGCTTGACAATAATGCCAACCTTAAGGTGAAATATCAACATCGAGAGAAGCGCCTGACTAAACATCGCAGTAAAAAGACGAAGCAATCGACAGATAGTTCTCAAAAACAGCGATCACACTCCTTCGCAATCTCTCCAAATATTACCGTTGACAGCCCGTCCGACTGCACTAGCCCTGAAAATAGCGAAGAAATCGAAATGATATTTTTCAGCCCGAAATCAGAAAAGCGTTCGGTGCAAGCTGTTAATGGCAAACTTAGTTCTATATCAGCTTCTCCCGATACGTCTTTGCTCTATGTTAAGAAAATCAGATCAAACAGTATAAAGTCTGAAAGCGATGATGAATACCACACATGCAACAGCGAAAGGCAGAGTCTCACTGACCTTACTACACTGTCTTAA
- the LOC100175133 gene encoding uncharacterized protein LOC100175133 gives MFDGSLTPPLSDLSDYDDEDSNANCQNSPVLSRLQKPSTSKERSRKRKLSLNDSSPSKPTLGLREKEVKCICMASNLQLLSEEFYKASNYILYIENKVTDSLKLSDFKCTSNMKPLFNILNIFLEQFDGVKYKDEVCHLIEKLDVLCGEISLVASAGPRFLHRLLSSQFRLSVEEKCLHDCNSQDLIDWMHSFCEVNTYALNTACLARNKCKQLNVIEVLHTSGLPVLYDGDLVVRSVNRILHQLFCMVGQAYNYLKSRVSQNAVKAIMKYPPLPCDCFRDLINKCYSLVDEAEFWGMLAEIFQGCVQNIKARKNGGTVSTHIAEFEESPDVVSCFFWWIRNMTVFSSSTTHGLTTRLIRTSMSHHCDDVTLGLHILCYRDITKSCATELAAFYLLSHHFIKKLNCTFKKRHGIAQFTNNPLSAVEWLTVVRRLNTQSVTGDTMPKNSFHCFLSLLQAVVHLNQDTMWTSLKERLISTLDSAGMNKLDVTGLENFFSFVIAVVSSCPPCHIPDFMLEAMKLFNQCCIARSDYGKQITAVNGLFALMFQLAELKLTFSDLATKANKLFTQICRLLSNKSLKTDERNSMFQVFIAFLQSVGQLFMASATLNLGQVLLITPDTLGSMLEQAKPSEIASVLYYVDEIYTSLRNATYFASECEQICHNLFMNIHNCMKQETVTCSNEKLDQLMRSMILVPLKINKDSPMCDKVKAIWVYFCSEEKIKAVRRCTFMIDTLSDASFEIVIHKEQSNLGKEKMTLTDAAIQGWLKCSVFSCHVGERLSALDSHIAKFPALKLVVGEKHPHLSFQIFVLVLSANHKNSKNFLERIKWAEMASRWFGPVVDASIPALVSSDVKLASSVYFTMGSLIQHCCSMLYTPGKPCVVSKLFEHLISVGNASIQTNTNISTVLQNSLHKFILGGLGSNASYIKKCLKQIVALYINKWTFSNEKQTHPYLLILQDNSNTIQNCMLDLLLESMSSNNTEKLAMVVQILFAWCNNIDENQMAHYETAIKYLPLLQQARLQLRFNTILLEQTNYLLQTFRKLT, from the exons ATGTTCGATGGTTCTCTTACACCGCCCCTTTCCGATCTCTCGGATTATGACGATGAAGATAGTAACGCGAACTGTCAAAATTCACCAGTTTTAAGTCGTTTACAGAAGCCAAGTACTTCTAAAGAACGTTCAAGAAAAAGAAAGCTAAGCCTAAACGACTCAAGCCCTTCAAAGCCTACTCTTGG GCTCCGAGAAAAAGAAGTTAAATGTATTTGCATGGCTTCAAATTTACAATTACTATCAGAAGAATTTTATAAag CCAGCAACTACATCTTGTACATTGAAAACAAAGTAACAGACTCCTTAAAATTGTCCGACTTCAAGTGTACATCGAATATGAAACCTTTGTTTAATATCCTGAATATTTTTCTTGAGCAATTTGACGGTGTGAAGTATAAAG ACGAGGTGTGTCATCTTATTGAAAAGCTGGATGTTCTTTGTGGCGAAATCTCATTGGTTGCATCTGCTGGCCCAAGGTTCCTTCACAGGTTACTTAGCTCCCAGTTCAGATTGTCAG ttgaagaAAAATGTCTCCACGATTGTAACTCTCAAGATCTTATTGATTGGATGCATTCCTTCTGTGAAGTTAACACTTATGCATTGAACACTGCATGTCTTGCaaggaataaatgtaaacagtTGAATGTAATTGAG GTTCTACATACCAGTGGATTGCCAGTGTTATATGATGGAGACTTGGTTGTCAGAAGCGTTAACAGGATTTTGCATCAGTTGTTCTGTATGGTGGGACAAGCTTATAATTATCTGAAATCTAGAG TGAGTCAAAATGCTGTTAAAGCGATTATGAAATACCCCCCTCTTCCATGTGACTGCTTTCGAGATTTGATCAACAAGTGTTACAGTTTGGTTGACGAGGCAGAATTCTGGGGAATGCTTGCTGAAATATTTCAGGGTTGCGTTCAGAATATCAAAGCGAGGAAAAATGGGGGAACTGTGTCAACACATATAGCGGAGTTTGAAGAATCGCCTGACGTTGTGTCCTGTTTTTTTTGGTGGATAAGAAACATG aCTGTTTTTTCATCATCAACCACACATGGTTTAACTACACGTCTCATAAGAACCTCTATGTCCCACCACTGCGATGATGTCACACTTGGTTTACACATTCTATGTTACCGCGATATAACAAAGTCCTGTGCTACAGAACTGGCAGCGTTTTATTTACTGTCTCATCATTTCATTAAGAAACTAAACTGCACTTTTAAAAAGCGACATG gAATCGCCCAATTTACGAACAACCCCCTCAGCGCAGTGGAGTGGCTTACTGTTGTAAGGAGGTTAAATACACAAAGTGTAACCGGAGATACAATGCCCAAAAATAGTTTCCACTGTTTTCTCAGCTTATTACAAGCAGTTGTTCATTTAAATCAAGACACTATGTGGACTTCTTTAAAagaaag actTATTTCAACACTGGATTCTGCCGGCATGAATAAGTTGGATGTAACAGGTCTGGAgaattttttctcttttgtcATTGCAGTTGTTTCATCTTGCCCCCCTTGCCACATACCAGACTTTATGTTGGAAGCTATGAAACTGTTTAATCAGTGCTGTATAGCTCGTTCTGATTATGGAAAACAAATTACTGCAGTAAACG GCTTGTTTGCGCTGATGTTTCAACTAGCTgagttaaaattaactttttccGATCTTGCAACAAAAGCAAACAAGTTGTTTACCCAGATCTGCAG GTTGCTGTCGAACAAATCATTAAAAACAGATGAAAGAAATTCAATGTTTCAAGTTTTCATAGCGTTTCTTCAATCAGTGGGTCAACTTTTTATGGCTTCCGCCACATTAAATCTGGGCCAG GTTTTACTCATCACACCGGACACTCTTGGATCAATGCTTGAACAAGCAAAACCATCGGAGATAGCATCCGTACTTTATTATGTAGACGAAATATATACTAGTTtaag AAACGCAACATATTTTGCGTCAGAGTGTGAACAAATTTGTCACAACTTATTCATGAACATTCACAACTGTATGAAACAAGAAACTGTTACATGTTCAAACGAGAAATTAGACCAGCTAATGAGAAGTATGATACTGGTTCCACTCAAAAT CAACAAGGATTCACCAATGTGTGATAAAGTGAAAGCCATTTGGGTTTACTTTTGTTCCGAAGAAAAGATAAAGGCAGTAAGACGATGCACTTTTATGATAGATACGTTAAGTGATGCCTCATTTGAAATTGTTATACATAAAGAGCAAAGCAACCTAGGCAAAGAAAAGATGACTTTGACCGATGCTGCCATACAGGGATGGTTGAAATGCAGCGTCTTTTCTTGCCATGTTGGTGAAAGACTTTCTGCACTGGATAG tcaTATTGCAAAATTCCCAGCGCTGAAACTAGTGGTTGGAGAAAAACACCCTCACTTGTCATTCCAGATTTTCGTACTGGTGCTTTCGGCTAACCATAAGAATTCCAAg AATTTTCTTGAGCGAATAAAGTGGGCTGAAATGGCTTCCCGTTGGTTTGGGCCGGTCGTTGACGCATCAATCCCCGCCTTGGTGTCATCCGATGTAAAACTGGCTTCATCTGTATACTTCACAATGGGCAGCCTAATTCAACACTGTTGCAGTATGCTTTACACACCG gGAAAACCATGTGTAGTAAGCAAGCTATTTGAACACTTGATCTCCGTTGGTAATGCTTCGATTCAAACCAATACAAACATATCTACAGTTCTACAGAACTCCTTGCACAAA TTCATCCTTGGTGGTCTTGGAAGCAATGCAAGTTATATTAAGAAGTGTCTGAAACAAATTGTTGCACTTTACATTAACAA GTGGACCTTCTCTAATGAAAAACAGACTCACCCCTACCTGTTAATTCTACAAGACAATTCCAATACAATACAAAACTGCATGCTGGACCTTTTACTGGAATCTATGAGCAGTAACAACACAGAAAAATTAGCAatg gttgtccaaattctGTTTGCATGGTGCAATAACATTGACGAAAATCAGATGGCTCATTACGAAACTGCTATCAAATATCTCCCATTACTTCAACAGGCAAGATTACAGTTAAGGTTCAACACAATATTATTGGAACAAACCAACTATTTATTACAAACTTTTAGAAAATTAACATAA